Proteins from a genomic interval of Caulobacter rhizosphaerae:
- a CDS encoding type VI secretion system Vgr family protein, protein MDRQATISVALGTAKLNLERFESIERLSEPFVIVVEGFSADEVDFLPHLGKPVSLDAGDEMDHVRYFHGLLTEAALIKVDINGAHYRLTLRPWLSLLDQNRNYRIFQDKSVVDIVKQVFSDAGMKDVEFDRLTGSYKPREYCVQYKESDFNFVSRLFEDEGIYYYFRHEEAAHKLVLCDGKSAHKPEPGYESIRFLPVSGDETSTPDTLSEWNERISSVSQASVTLRSFDFTKPQNPVEAVSQGAGQHPGDALEVYEYLGDFTDKSEGETRGQARLAASRAPRRLYSGGGDVLGLACGGLFTLTEAGVDRFNQEYLIIGLNHVVEAESHRSGDDRQARRVNVVAIPSDTLFRPPLVAEKPISSGVETATVTGPAGEVVYVDEWGRVKVRFHWDRSPDQPGKTSCWMRVSHHAAGEGFGNVDLPRVGQEVIVDFLNGDPDRPIITGRVYNGQRKHAYDLPAQKTRSLWRTQTIGRLGDYAGAEKTPPPNSLGFNEIRLEDKGGSEEIYIHAQREMVRDVLLDDTLTVQRDRATRVGRDRKTAVKRHEATTIETGDETHEVSKGKRTTTIELDDGTTVRSGNYSVKVNKGTVTIEAAQSITLKVGSSLIVMDPSSITLSAQTVTSHARGVNTVSAPQVEVHGDGMTTITGGAVKIN, encoded by the coding sequence ATGGATCGGCAGGCTACGATATCTGTCGCTCTTGGTACGGCTAAGCTTAACCTTGAGCGCTTCGAGTCGATCGAGCGCTTGAGCGAGCCGTTTGTGATTGTTGTAGAAGGGTTTTCTGCCGACGAGGTCGATTTTCTGCCGCACCTTGGAAAGCCGGTTTCCCTGGACGCTGGCGATGAGATGGACCACGTCCGCTACTTCCATGGGTTGTTGACCGAAGCGGCCTTGATCAAGGTCGATATCAACGGCGCCCACTACCGGCTCACCCTCAGGCCATGGCTGTCACTCCTGGACCAGAACCGAAACTATCGGATCTTCCAGGACAAGAGCGTCGTCGACATCGTCAAGCAGGTGTTCTCCGACGCCGGCATGAAGGACGTCGAGTTCGACCGGCTGACCGGCAGTTACAAACCGCGGGAATATTGCGTTCAGTACAAGGAAAGTGACTTCAATTTCGTCTCGCGCCTGTTCGAGGACGAGGGCATCTACTACTATTTCCGGCACGAGGAAGCGGCTCACAAGCTGGTCCTTTGTGACGGAAAATCGGCTCACAAGCCCGAGCCGGGCTACGAGAGCATCCGCTTCCTTCCGGTCTCCGGCGACGAAACGAGCACGCCCGACACCCTCTCGGAATGGAACGAACGGATCAGCTCGGTCAGCCAGGCCAGCGTGACCCTGCGCAGCTTCGACTTCACCAAGCCGCAGAATCCGGTCGAGGCCGTCAGCCAGGGCGCTGGCCAGCACCCGGGCGACGCGCTCGAGGTGTACGAATATCTCGGCGACTTTACCGACAAGAGCGAGGGCGAAACGCGGGGGCAGGCTCGTCTGGCCGCGAGTCGCGCGCCGCGACGGCTCTACAGCGGGGGCGGCGACGTCTTGGGTCTGGCCTGCGGCGGCCTCTTCACCCTGACAGAAGCTGGGGTCGATCGCTTCAACCAGGAATACCTGATCATCGGCCTCAACCATGTCGTCGAGGCCGAGAGCCATCGCAGCGGCGACGATCGTCAGGCCAGGCGCGTCAACGTGGTGGCGATCCCTAGCGACACGCTGTTCCGGCCGCCGCTCGTCGCCGAAAAGCCCATCTCAAGCGGCGTCGAGACCGCCACGGTGACCGGGCCGGCCGGCGAGGTCGTCTATGTCGACGAATGGGGACGCGTGAAGGTGCGCTTCCACTGGGATCGCTCGCCCGATCAGCCAGGCAAGACCTCGTGCTGGATGCGCGTTTCGCACCACGCCGCAGGCGAGGGCTTTGGCAATGTCGACCTGCCACGGGTGGGCCAGGAGGTCATCGTCGACTTTCTGAACGGCGATCCGGATCGCCCGATCATCACCGGGCGGGTCTATAACGGCCAGCGCAAGCACGCCTACGACTTGCCGGCCCAAAAGACCCGGTCGTTGTGGCGTACCCAGACGATCGGGCGGCTGGGCGACTATGCCGGGGCCGAGAAAACCCCGCCGCCCAACAGCCTGGGCTTCAATGAGATCCGTCTTGAGGACAAGGGCGGCTCGGAAGAGATCTACATCCACGCCCAGCGCGAGATGGTGCGCGACGTGCTGCTGGACGACACCCTGACCGTCCAGCGCGACCGCGCCACCCGGGTGGGGCGCGATCGCAAGACGGCGGTCAAGCGGCATGAAGCCACCACCATCGAGACCGGCGACGAAACCCACGAGGTCAGCAAGGGCAAGCGCACGACGACAATCGAGCTTGACGATGGAACCACCGTGCGCTCTGGCAACTATAGCGTGAAGGTGAACAAGGGGACGGTGACGATCGAAGCCGCGCAAAGCATCACGCTGAAGGTCGGCTCAAGCTTGATTGTGATGGATCCCTCCAGCATTACGCTGAGCGCCCAGACGGTCACCAGCCACGCGCGCGGCGTCAACACCGTGAGCGCGCCGCAGGTCGAAGTGCACGGAGACGGCATGACGACGATCACGGGCGGCGCCGTGAAGATCAATTAG
- a CDS encoding ImpA family type VI secretion system protein, giving the protein MALDPSRLLAPVSDDDPTGPDLAYDPQRYEIEQAFETEVSIDASGVEAQASDIDWRAIIAKIVEQSARTKDIWLPIYLCRAGARAGDLETVEAGAKYLAGLLEAYWPSLHPRLEDYGFQGRKGPCDSLTGASQFIQPLRRITLIRHPRLGDYSIDHFERFRLGGETEEGYGMFRAALEDVSQDDLDVIVQRLNAIEDSLRRVDMVLTANADEGGSTNFRATYDALGQMRRAVQAFGKKTETSESGEPSAEPDVASPSFLNSSPTLGARIETRDDVVRALEALSDYYRRREPGHPILTLLQRAREWVGLDFMAILEDIAPGSVEEARNVLQSRKHREQA; this is encoded by the coding sequence ATGGCGCTTGATCCGAGTCGACTGTTGGCGCCGGTTTCCGACGACGACCCGACCGGCCCGGACCTCGCCTACGACCCGCAGCGCTATGAAATCGAACAAGCCTTCGAGACGGAGGTCTCGATCGACGCGTCCGGGGTCGAGGCTCAAGCTTCCGACATCGACTGGCGCGCGATCATCGCCAAAATCGTCGAGCAAAGCGCGCGCACCAAGGACATCTGGCTGCCCATCTATCTCTGCCGCGCCGGAGCCCGGGCGGGGGACCTGGAAACTGTCGAGGCCGGTGCGAAATATCTGGCGGGCCTTCTGGAGGCCTACTGGCCCAGCCTGCATCCGCGATTGGAGGACTATGGGTTCCAAGGGCGCAAGGGTCCTTGCGATTCCCTGACCGGAGCGTCGCAGTTCATCCAACCCCTGCGCAGGATCACATTGATCCGCCATCCTCGCCTCGGTGACTATTCCATCGACCACTTCGAACGCTTCCGCTTGGGAGGCGAAACAGAGGAAGGCTACGGAATGTTCCGGGCCGCGCTGGAGGATGTGAGTCAGGACGACCTTGATGTGATCGTCCAGCGGCTGAACGCAATTGAAGACAGCCTGCGTCGCGTGGACATGGTGCTCACCGCCAACGCCGACGAGGGCGGCTCCACGAACTTTCGGGCGACCTACGACGCGCTCGGTCAGATGCGACGCGCGGTGCAGGCGTTCGGAAAAAAGACCGAGACGTCAGAAAGTGGGGAACCATCGGCGGAACCGGACGTTGCATCGCCAAGCTTCTTGAACTCGTCGCCCACCCTGGGCGCGAGGATCGAGACCCGGGACGACGTCGTCCGCGCCCTTGAGGCGCTGAGCGACTACTACCGGCGCAGGGAACCGGGGCACCCGATCCTGACGTTGCTACAGCGTGCGCGTGAATGGGTTGGGTTGGATTTCATGGCGATTCTTGAAGACATCGCGCCAGGGAGCGTCGAAGAAGCTCGCAACGTTCTGCAATCACGAAAACATCGCGAACAAGCTTGA
- the tssB gene encoding type VI secretion system contractile sheath small subunit yields the protein MASNKGGQRFIKENRAPRVHIEYEVETFGSRQKIEIPFVVGVMSDLSGKSNVEKKPLDKRDFVEFDMDNFEQKMEAIAPRAAFTVDNTLTGDGKIGVDLTFKSMEDFSPGQVAKNVPALAKLLEARQQLNDLMLYMDGKDGAQDLLDKVLKDPELMKALAAAKPPADNA from the coding sequence ATGGCGTCGAACAAAGGTGGACAGCGTTTCATCAAGGAGAATCGCGCTCCTCGTGTTCACATTGAATACGAAGTGGAGACTTTTGGTTCCCGCCAGAAGATCGAAATTCCGTTCGTGGTCGGAGTTATGTCCGACCTGTCTGGAAAATCGAATGTCGAGAAGAAGCCGCTCGACAAGCGCGACTTTGTCGAATTCGACATGGACAATTTCGAACAGAAGATGGAAGCGATTGCGCCACGCGCCGCTTTCACGGTCGACAACACATTGACCGGAGACGGTAAGATCGGCGTCGATCTGACCTTCAAGTCGATGGAAGATTTCTCGCCAGGCCAAGTCGCCAAGAACGTGCCCGCCCTGGCGAAGTTGCTGGAGGCGCGGCAGCAGTTGAACGACCTGATGCTGTACATGGACGGCAAGGACGGCGCTCAAGACCTGCTCGATAAGGTTCTGAAAGACCCCGAGTTGATGAAGGCGCTCGCGGCCGCCAAGCCGCCCGCCGACAACGCCTAG
- the tssC gene encoding type VI secretion system contractile sheath large subunit has translation MAQETLQQTGAPATETVTVDDFASLLQREFKPNTDAKQARIEEAVKTLAQQALEDTQIIGADVFSTVDALKAAIDRKLTEQVNKIIHHKDFQTLESAWRGLWYLVGNTPTGKDLKVRVLNVSKDETRKMLRQFRDAAWDQSPLFKKIYEAEFGQLGGQPYGAFICDYAFDHTAPDIEVMKGLAKIGAAAHAPFVAAADSQLLGMESWQELANPRDIAKQFDATDYMAWRSFRASNDSRYMALTLPRFLGRPLYGANSEPVEEFAFEEDTEGGQHDNYLWLNASYALGVRITEAFKTYGWCTRIRGVESGGTVEDLPTAMFPTDDGAMDAKCPTEIAISDRREAELSKAGLMALVHRKNTDQATFIGAQTLHAPKAYEDADATASANLSARLPYIFASCRFAHYLKCMVRDWIGSSREAPVLASDLQSWIMQYVDMQPDFSTEEDKARKPLKSASVDVIPDPENPGYYRGVFRMVPHYQLEGMDVSLSMVSRLPKGPN, from the coding sequence ATGGCGCAAGAAACGCTTCAGCAGACTGGCGCCCCCGCCACGGAAACCGTCACCGTCGACGATTTCGCGTCGCTGCTGCAAAGGGAATTCAAGCCCAATACCGACGCCAAGCAGGCGCGGATCGAAGAGGCTGTGAAGACCTTGGCGCAGCAGGCGCTCGAGGACACCCAGATCATCGGCGCCGACGTCTTTTCAACCGTGGACGCCCTGAAGGCCGCGATCGACCGCAAGCTGACCGAACAGGTCAACAAGATCATCCACCACAAGGACTTCCAGACTCTGGAATCCGCCTGGCGGGGGCTTTGGTATCTCGTCGGCAACACCCCGACCGGCAAGGACCTCAAGGTCCGCGTGCTGAACGTCTCCAAGGACGAGACCCGCAAGATGCTGCGGCAGTTCCGCGACGCAGCCTGGGACCAGAGCCCCCTCTTCAAGAAGATCTACGAGGCCGAGTTCGGCCAGCTGGGCGGGCAGCCCTATGGCGCGTTCATCTGCGACTACGCCTTCGACCACACCGCGCCCGACATCGAGGTGATGAAGGGGCTGGCGAAGATCGGCGCGGCGGCGCACGCCCCGTTCGTGGCGGCGGCGGACTCGCAATTGCTCGGCATGGAAAGCTGGCAGGAGCTGGCTAATCCGCGCGACATCGCCAAGCAGTTCGACGCCACCGACTACATGGCCTGGCGCTCGTTTCGCGCCTCAAACGACAGCCGCTACATGGCGCTGACCCTGCCGCGCTTCCTCGGGCGCCCGCTCTACGGCGCCAATAGCGAGCCGGTCGAGGAGTTCGCCTTCGAGGAAGACACCGAGGGCGGCCAGCACGACAACTATCTGTGGCTGAACGCCTCCTACGCGCTGGGCGTGCGGATCACCGAGGCCTTCAAGACCTACGGCTGGTGTACGCGCATTCGCGGCGTGGAATCCGGCGGCACCGTCGAGGACCTGCCGACCGCGATGTTCCCGACCGACGATGGGGCGATGGACGCCAAGTGCCCGACGGAGATCGCCATTTCCGATCGTCGCGAGGCCGAGTTGTCCAAGGCCGGGCTGATGGCCCTGGTGCATCGCAAGAACACCGACCAGGCCACCTTCATCGGCGCCCAGACCCTCCATGCTCCCAAGGCCTACGAGGACGCCGACGCGACCGCCAGCGCCAACCTGTCGGCGCGCCTGCCCTACATCTTCGCCAGCTGCCGCTTCGCGCATTACCTCAAGTGCATGGTACGGGACTGGATCGGCAGCAGCCGCGAGGCGCCGGTTCTGGCCAGCGACCTGCAGTCGTGGATCATGCAGTACGTGGACATGCAGCCCGACTTCTCGACTGAAGAAGACAAGGCTCGCAAGCCCCTGAAATCCGCCTCGGTGGATGTCATCCCCGACCCCGAGAACCCGGGCTACTACCGCGGCGTCTTCCGCATGGTGCCGCACTACCAGCTCGAGGGGATGGACGTGTCGCTCAGTATGGTTTCGCGCCTGCCCAAGGGCCCGAACTAA
- a CDS encoding Hcp family type VI secretion system effector → MAVDMFLKLEGISGESKDSSHKGEIDVLAWSWGMTNSGTAHVGGGAGAGKVNVQDLSFTKYVDLSSAPLMLAAANGKHISKATLVVRKAGETPLEYITITMTDCLVSSVSTGGSGGEDRLTENVSINFAKVEVAYKEQSSAGKAAGTGDFKWDIAGNAKF, encoded by the coding sequence ATGGCCGTTGATATGTTCCTGAAACTTGAAGGCATCAGTGGTGAGTCCAAGGACTCCAGCCACAAAGGTGAAATCGATGTCCTGGCCTGGAGCTGGGGCATGACCAACTCGGGCACGGCCCACGTCGGCGGCGGCGCCGGCGCCGGCAAGGTGAACGTCCAGGATCTGTCCTTCACCAAGTATGTCGACCTGTCGTCGGCGCCGCTGATGTTGGCCGCCGCCAACGGCAAGCATATCAGCAAGGCGACGCTGGTGGTCCGCAAGGCCGGCGAGACCCCGCTGGAATATATCACCATCACCATGACCGACTGCCTCGTCAGCTCGGTGTCGACCGGCGGCAGCGGCGGCGAAGATCGCCTGACGGAAAACGTCTCGATCAACTTCGCCAAGGTCGAGGTTGCGTACAAGGAGCAGAGCTCGGCCGGCAAGGCCGCGGGCACGGGCGACTTCAAGTGGGACATCGCCGGTAACGCCAAGTTCTAG
- a CDS encoding type VI secretion system accessory protein TagJ has translation MPNADDLLRAGDLDGARQALVERVRRAPDDQPSRMFLFQLFCILGEWDKAKAQLKVLTQLSPEAQMLAVAYNLAIDAEIEREKAFAGQVPPALLVNTSPWAGDLAVALGAGLQGRIDDAEAARLRAFDAAPDTPGRFNDQDFDWIADADPRFGPAFEAVIHGRWGLVPFDAVRKITSDGPQDLRDLVWLPVEIEFKTGQGVAAILPVRYPATQDATDANLLLARATGWREGSRGAEGLGQKLWSLGNGEDVGILALRHLAFA, from the coding sequence ATGCCTAACGCCGACGACCTCCTACGCGCTGGTGATCTGGACGGCGCGCGCCAAGCCCTTGTCGAAAGGGTCAGGCGCGCGCCGGACGATCAGCCCAGCCGCATGTTTCTGTTCCAGCTGTTCTGCATCCTGGGTGAATGGGACAAGGCCAAGGCGCAGCTGAAGGTGCTGACCCAGCTGTCTCCCGAAGCCCAGATGCTGGCGGTCGCCTACAACCTGGCCATCGACGCCGAAATCGAACGCGAGAAGGCCTTTGCGGGACAGGTTCCACCAGCCCTACTGGTCAATACCAGCCCGTGGGCCGGCGACCTGGCCGTTGCCCTCGGCGCGGGCCTGCAAGGGCGGATCGATGACGCCGAGGCTGCCCGGTTGCGGGCCTTCGACGCCGCCCCCGATACGCCCGGGCGCTTCAACGATCAGGATTTCGACTGGATCGCCGACGCGGATCCACGCTTTGGCCCGGCTTTCGAGGCCGTCATCCACGGGCGCTGGGGACTCGTCCCCTTCGACGCCGTGCGCAAGATCACCAGCGACGGGCCGCAGGATCTGCGTGACCTCGTCTGGCTGCCCGTGGAAATCGAATTCAAGACCGGACAGGGCGTAGCGGCCATCCTGCCCGTCCGCTACCCCGCTACTCAGGACGCGACGGACGCCAATCTGCTGCTGGCCCGGGCGACCGGCTGGCGCGAGGGATCTCGAGGCGCCGAAGGCCTCGGCCAAAAGCTCTGGTCGCTGGGAAACGGCGAAGACGTGGGAATCCTGGCGCTTCGCCATCTGGCGTTCGCTTGA
- the tssE gene encoding type VI secretion system baseplate subunit TssE: MPARINPTLFDKLVADLDFDDVRDDPKVEGQVSRAATRRLYPILKIERFNEAALRATVLRELNWILNTTQFGAIQNLKPYPEVATSVLNYGVPDMAGKLLQRRAVENRAREIKQAIRRFEPRINPQRLDVTATAKDAKPNAVTFVIRADVTSAVMALPVEFKTDVEIDTGSATLRE; the protein is encoded by the coding sequence ATGCCAGCCCGGATCAATCCGACCCTGTTCGATAAGCTCGTCGCCGATCTCGACTTCGACGACGTCCGCGACGATCCGAAGGTCGAAGGCCAGGTCAGCCGGGCGGCGACGCGGCGGCTCTATCCGATCCTGAAGATCGAACGCTTCAACGAGGCCGCGCTGCGGGCCACGGTCCTGCGCGAGCTGAACTGGATCCTCAACACCACCCAATTCGGCGCGATCCAGAACCTGAAGCCCTATCCCGAGGTGGCGACCTCGGTCCTGAACTACGGCGTGCCCGACATGGCCGGCAAGCTGCTGCAGCGGCGGGCGGTCGAGAACCGGGCGCGCGAGATCAAGCAGGCCATCCGGCGCTTCGAGCCCCGCATCAACCCGCAGCGCCTCGACGTCACCGCCACAGCCAAGGACGCCAAGCCCAACGCCGTCACCTTCGTCATCCGGGCCGATGTCACCAGCGCCGTCATGGCCCTGCCCGTCGAGTTCAAGACAGACGTCGAGATCGACACGGGCTCGGCGACCCTCCGGGAGTAG